The genomic interval TTGATAGTAGGAGGAGATAGAATCGAGGGTGATGGTGATGCAAAAGGAAGAGGAAGGATGATGCGAGGAAGGGGTGGAGGGTGATGCAGAAATAGTAGAGTTGATGACAGTTAAATGATGAGTAGAGAATGTATCTTGCATAGCAGGAGATTGAGTTGTATCAGATGAAATAAAACAAGATGAGTAAGGAAATACATATTCATTAAAAAGAACATGGCGTGTAATGTATCTCTTACCAGATGGAGATTCACAAATATAACCTTTATATTGTGGATTATAACCAAGAAATAAACACTGAGAagaacaaaaattcaatttatttatgaGAGGGTAATATGCACAACcaaaagttttataaaaattgtAATCAGGTTGTGTGTTAAAAAGCAAATGATAAGGAGtatcaaaattaataacagATGATGGTAAAACGTTGATAATGTTCACAGCGGTGGTGAAGGCCTTACCCCAGATTTTATAGGGAGATTGGCGTGAGCAAGAAGAGTTAATCCAACATTTGTTATGTGACGATGTTTGCGTTCAATAGATCCGTTCTGCTCATGGGTATAGGGACAAATCAAACGATAGTGGATACCATGTTCAGCAAGATATGACTTTAAACACAAAAGTTCTTTGACATTGTCAGTTTGGATATTTTTTAGAGTAAAACCATTTTGGTTTTTAGCCAAGattttaaagaatttaaaaactgTACTAGCCTGAAATTTATGATGTAAGAGATAAAATCATGTGTATTTAGTGTAGACATCAAGAAAATAAATGTAATAGTAAGAGCCATTAGAAGAAGTAATGGAAGATGGATCCCACATGTTACCCTAAATATTTTTTCCTACATCTCATTCATTTAATCTAGTGTGCAATCTTCATTGTTTTTAAGTCAATATAATCCTTTTTCATCAATAATAAAGGGTTTTATGATAAGGGGGCTGTTTTTGTCAAAGGTTTGCTAGCTTTTTAGGCATTTAATATGCTTGATTTTTAGATAAGAATAACGAGTTTGAACGTGTTGCTCATTTGGTATTTGATCTTTAATATTTGCCTTTGACTTTGAATGAGTTTTATTAAAAATCCTCTTATTACACTAGTTATATTTTAATAGATGTAGgaagtttttttatattacatcGATGGATTTATATAAGTTATAAAACCAAAatgaaattttgtatttaatttaaataaaaaaatttgttttagtaATTTGGAATCTGATCATTGTCTTTTGCTTCCAAAGTAGTCTTATCCttaatactaataaaaatacTGGCTTCtcatagaaaaaatattttctaacgTTATTTATATGTTCcttttatttacattaaatttaatagtgagcattagtcaatttccattttttttagtctAATAGTCTCGtaataaaactaaattgaatAGGCATAaatgtagaattttttttttcatattgtcTAGTAGTCAAGTCAAGTGACAGGTTGATTAGTTAGTAGGCGTATTGAGTAAGTATATGTATACATATAAGAGAAAGAGGTATTTGACAATGatgtcaaaatttatatttttttttaaatcagcaaataataaataaatacaaatataaaagaaaccCTAACCAACAAAAGTTCAATTATTTCTCCAAAAAATAtctcaaagaaaaaaatttaaagtatcTTTTTTAGATAAGCCTCTGCAGActtattcttataaaaaaatattttaaagattaatcaGAATATCTTGCAAcaagaatatgaaataaatCTATAGTTTAAATGTCCCTCGTGTATATAAAGTATTACAAATAGAGAATACATGGTAAATTGATTGCTTGTGTGTGTAAAATTTGAATCATAGAACTAACTCTTCTTTGAAACCTTATTTCCTCTCTTCTaataaaaattttcattctCATCTAATAAATAATTGCAACTAATCTtaagaaagttttaaaaaatcttGAATATCTTCCTTGGAAAAAGATATGTTATTCTTAACAAAAGCAATTGAGAGGAATTATTTCACATTCTTAACCATTAGATATGGAGACATCTTAAGCATTAAGGTCGATAGAGATACTAAAGCATCAATTACTAACATTTTTTCAGTTGCATAGTTCAATTAAACTCACTTCTCAATTATACTTTGAAGGGCTATATAAATTCACCCCCTACCTTTGCGAGCGTTGTCTGAACTTTTTACTGTACGcatcattttatttaaaaaaaactaaatctaTTTCTTTGATAATATATTCTTagcttataaaataaaatttaaatgtgTTGTAcaatataattgtttttacaCTATCATTTAATCATAAATTATCATataattaataactattttaaattttatattttctaagtGATATTTATAacgttttgttttttgttttgcagaACATCCTCCGACAGAAAACATAGCACAAGGCGACACAGACACTCACTACTCTCAGACAGTGTCCAGCATCCTCCAAAAGAACTCTGGGTGGTGGCCGGACTCACCCTCCGTCAACCACCTCACTGATTCCTTCCAATCAGCTTTCAACAAATGGAACTCCGGCACCGACGAGTACCACGGTCACTTTCACATGACGGTGGCAGACGTCACCTCTCAGTGGCTCCTCAAGTACATCCTCTTCAGTGTTCCTTACCTGCACGCCAACCGGCTAAAGGCCAAGGGGGCGCCGTCATACGAGACCAGCCATGTGATGGCGGAGCGCCGTCGGAGAGAGAAGTTGAATGAGAGGTTTCTGACTTTGCGTTCAATGGTACCGTTTGTAACAAGAATGGACAAGGCATCCATTCTGGGAGACACCATCGAATACATAAAACAGCTAAGGGAGAAGATTGAGAGGCTGGAGGCACGTGAGCGGCACCCGGGGAAGAGGAGGATGGGGGAGGTTGAGGTTTCGATCATAGAGAACGATGCACTGTTGGAGTTGGAGTGTGTGCATAGGGAAGGGTTGTTGCTGGATGTGATGACAATGTTGAGGGAGTTTGGGGTGGAAGTTATGATGGTGCAATCATGGGTTAGGGATGATGGAGTGTTTGTGGCAGAGATGAGGGCCAGAGTCAAGGAAAATGGTAAGGGGAAAAAGACTATTGTGGATGTAAAGAATGCCCTAAACCAAATTATACCCCGTCATATACCCCACCATGACCCATACACACTGCCTTCCAATGATCATTTTTAACCATGCATTTGGACTTTAATGGGGTGAGTATGTGTCAACTCAATAAGTTTGTGTACaaatttaattcattatatatttGGTTAACTGAGTACGTGAATTGATCATGTAAAATATCATGGACTTGCATGGGGGTGGGGGATTCTGCTATAGCCATCATTGTCCTCCTTAATTACCCTCTGCATGTAGTATACTTTGAAGACTGGGATAATGATTTTGTAAGGAAAATTACCATGGACATTCATTATATGTGCCATGTTTGTTGTATTGAATATTGATATCATCGTGAGTTCTTATAtaattttggaaaaataaacataattcaatatatataatcttcAATTTTACTTAATCtctttcttaataattttaacatGCTTATAAAAACACGCATTCATAAACAGAACGGATGTAATGCAACATCCATAAAGTTtgtaagcaaaaaaaaaaaaaacactctaCAGTAAGTCCAAATTCCTAACATAATATCTAAAAACTAAAATGGCGTCAAACTTAgaattgaaagagaaaaaaaaaactgatgtGCTAGCATTTTAGCTACCAAAACTAAATTGTGAAAATCTCACTCCTAATCCTCCATTCTAGTTGAAGTTGTAGGAAGGAACTCCTTTCGATGAGAATTTCAAAACCCATTAGGAAACCAAAACGAAAAAGAACaggagaaaataaataatagatttGATCTCACGTCTATAAACTCCGCATCCTTGGCCCTTATGTGTCGCTGGTTTAAACTTATGCCACATGTTATAACACCAACAGAACTGAAAAGTCACACCACTAACCAGTGACTATGACATAATGTGAATCTCAAATTACCAATATTAAAGTGTCACACTAAACTCAACACATCTTCTCTCAAGTGCAGATGTCCTAATCTTaccaaatcaaataattaaattttacctTCAAACCCTTGAGGGTGGTGCAGACAGTCCAACCCATTATCAGTTACCGTTGGCTTAAAAATCACTCGTTACCAGTTACCGATGGATGCACCCCTGCGCTGCCTGTTCTAAATGATAACGCTCGAGCTAAATCTTAACAAAACAATGTAGCATTGATCACAACTTCCATATTATTGGGGAAATGTCAGTGGAGTTACAAAGCAATTTCTGTTTTTCCTGAcgttgttttcttttcttatgCACCAAGAAGCCTCAAATGAGTAACACTTCTTACCAGACCAACATCTGTATCTTTGACCAATATGTTGTATAATAATGACATCCAGATTAACAAGCTAGCAGCGTGTTCATTAAGATTAAGGGTACAACATGGTAATATTAGCTTCAAGCAGGAATCATATATTTACATGTTTTTCCTATCTTACTGTAAAGTGGAGGATTTCATTCTTCTGGTAATGTGTTCATTGCAAGGCCTTTTATCACATGTCGACATTGAAACCTGTAACAAACAGAAGGATGAAAAATACAGGGGAATGCAGAGGACGGAAAAAGACTAGCGACCGCATCATGAGAGAGGAAACTATATAAATAGTATATGTAAATGAACTGCTATTTAGGGAGGCCACAAATATCAAACAGCAAGGAAAATTAACAGTCCCCTGACAAACAGTAATGATCTGCTTAGACATAAAAAGCCTGACTATACTCTAaatgttaaaagaaaagaaaaaaaaaaaagacaatgaAAGAAATTGACTGCTAAAACTATAATGTGTCAAATGAGGAATGGACGAGAGGTGGTTGCTGGATTTTTCCACTTCCAACCAAAAACCCTAAGTTAAGACTAGTAAAAATACAGGCAATTTGGTAAGCAGCATCAAGGAAACTCATCTAAACAAAAAACTTATTGTTACATACAACATGCGTATTCATAAATTGTGAAAGATACCAGATTAAATCTTCTGAAGCAGTAGCGACCACTTCCTGATTCTGCTTTCGGCATTTAAACAGTAGTCCGAGAGGCACAACCTATGGTGGAAATGCAGTTCTGTTAGCAGAAACTCATGCAATAATCCCTctcaaaaaaaatcattttataaacataTATAGTGCATGTGATCCTACTAGGGTGCTACTAGtgtaaacaatatttataacaaatataaatacaagTCCTACAGTGAGTTGGTAgcttcaaaagaaaataaaatatatccaTGTAAGTACAATGGGGCTGCTTACTGAATATAAGAGTTTTCAAAAGGACTAACTCAAAAACATTTTCCTGGTGTCAACCTTTCTCGACTCCCtgacataattttattttgttatgggaacttaaaagaaaattattatctCAATTCTGtgaaatcaaaattattttatgttttctaGTTTTAAGAGAAACAACATTGTATTAAAACCATAAACTAGTTTTGAACCAAATTCAATTTAATTTGAGTTTCAGTAGGTTCTTTGTCACAAAAGTTCATATAATTGGTCCTATTTAGCACCCTCTTGACTAGATTTGGAAGTTGACAAACACCCCCTAACAAATACTGGAAGATTTAGATTACTGTCTAAAACATCTATAGCCTATCATAGTGCAAAGAAAAATAGTTTCGGTTTCATAGGAAATCAGACCAGGCGGACCTGCTTGTGTGAGGAGGTGGGCATTTGCACCACCTCTTTTGTccaaaattgcaaaaaaaaaaatattagttatttaatattttgtatcctctaaatttatatattcaCCCCTTATCAAGTGAAATGATTGTATATTAATGTAAGAACGTTtagatttatatattacatgATAATAAtacttgttatttttatttttaaattaattgctCCCACTGCTCCCCGGCTCTTGGGTCTACCACTGAATTCAGTAGGTACAACAGCAACAATCATATGAATTGATTAAATACTATTAGGAATGAGATAATCTGGTTTTCAGTTTAAATTGAATCACTTCCATTTGATAATGATTCTTTTTATGATGCAATGTCAATGATGATCTTTATGGTGAAATATCAGTAGTCTTGAAAAGAGTTCGAGCAGCAAAATAACACAAGTTTCACAAGGTTCTGATGAAACAGAATGTGTCCCATATTTGAATTCAAGAAGCAACAAATATAAATAGCACTTGCtatcttctttaccaaataaaGAAATTGTGAGCATCAGAAAGGCTCCACTAACAAATACAGCACACAGTACCCTATGCAGTCAGAAACGATCACGCATTTACAACATTTAAAAACACAACCATAAATTAATATGTCGTCGTACTATATTTTACCTTTCTGTTATGCCTAAAATCGCGTTTAGGCAGAAAATGCATAGGCTGGTTGAAAGAAGAAGGGGCcttaattaacacaaacaatcTGATAGGTCCTACACAAAAGAGTGGcattaaaagaaaaactaaaaatgCGATTACATAAAGAAAATTCATTCAAACTAAAAATGCGATTACATAAATCTCCCCATGCTTAAACGAACATCAATTTAGTCCGTCAAATTGTCTCTGAACACTAATTTGGTTCCAGCTTGATGCTTCTTTCACACCATGAAAGACCATAACTTTGAATGGCCATCTTTAAGACCATGGATCTTAACAGGAACAATTAGAGTATTTAATCTTCCTAGGCCTTGTTTAGataatattttcataaacaCTTACAgcagaagaaaataagaaaaaatgaaataaaactttTCCACAAGTTAAAATCGACTAAAAGAAGTTCTCTCGAACCTTTTCAGAAGCACTTAAAATGCATAAGTTAAAAGAAGTTCAATTCACTTTATCTTCTTATTTTGTTTACCTAAAAGTGCTAACAGAGCGAAATTGACCTTAATGTTTATCTATTAGAGAAGTGAATAACTACCGGGATAGGTCACAGAGCCAGCATCCTTCGATATCAATGTCCGAATCACCTGTTAAAGAAAAAACGAAACATAACCTCCAACACTCCTTCCTCTCACAAAGCACATAGCATCTTAACCAGgaacataaaaatatatcaataagGAACCTTTCTCGAAAGACTCTCAGCCGCTTTACTCCTAGCAAAATCATCGGCATCCTTGGAAACCCCAATCGCATGGGAAAAATTCAACTCGTAAATGTGCTGAGGTCGAAGTGGGCTAGCTCCAAGCGCCAAAACGACACCGTCGATGGTAGGAACCTCGTTGATCATGATTCTAAACGCGGTTTGCATATTCAGAAGTGAATTCATCAACTTATCCAATCTCTTAATTCCCACCTTGATTTCCCTCATTTTGCTAACATGCTTTCTCCGAAACGATGGCTTCACCTCAGTGCCCAACTCCGTTTCCTGATGTTAACAAATTCAGACTGCGTGCAAATCGATGACACAATAACGACTCAAAATTCAAAACTTCAGAATTATGACATACCAGCTGCTTGTACTCCGAATGCATTTCTTCAAATTCGACTGCCATATCCTGCACCGTGCTGCATAAATTGAATGCGATGAACGCTAGAAATCGAAATTGAAGCAAAAAACTCCACGTGTTCGcgattttttaataaagaaaaaaaagttgttcGGCGTTTTGAAGTGAAGGGAAAAGACATACGAGGGGATTTGCTGGTGCATGTAAAGAACAAACCCTACGACGTCGTAGATGGTGTGAAAGATTGAGGAGGCGTCCAAGGTATCAGATGCTGTATAGATTTCTGCGTAATCCATCTTCGGTTCTGAGTTCGCCATAGTTTCCGTTCTTAAATCTGCGCCTTTGTATGTATGGCTGTTCTCTTGCTAGATTCAAAtgtcaaaaatcaaaatcagaaGACCCGCCAAACGGTGGGCTCAGCTACCTACTCATTCAGGTCCAATGTAAAAGCAATCCACTTTGTGGACCCAAATTAAATAGGCttcttcttcctacacccctacgtttttcttcctttaccccacaattttaaaaatccCAAAACTAGCCTTAACCTTTTATTTGGAAAAGGACACCGTGGTGGAGTGTGCTACAGATTCATCAATCCGAAAGTGAATCATGTTGTTTTCCAGATGAGGAGATGTTTTGGAAGTAAATTGttaataaattgttgatttctgGATTGTTAATCCAGAAACCTAATTTTTGTCATAGATTGATGGATTCAAAAGATTTACGGATTCCTCAATCCAGAAGATTTACAGATTTCCCAATCCGAAAGATTTATGAATTTCTAATCCGGAATGTGAAATAACCAATGCGGATTCctgattttgtaaaattactGAACTGCATTGTctaaaatactaaatataaatataaacggTAGAAATGATAATCTGATACACTACCGACCACCACCAAAAGAAACACCTTCACGTGCTAAGAGAGGGAGCAGTGCCGCCGCTGTTCAGACAAAAATGGAATCTGTGTGTGCAGTCTGTGGGCAAcggaagaagaaagagtagtGTGGGTCTTATGTGCATTTTGCggtgtttaaaaaataataggtttatttttgtcATTGCATAATAttgtggaggtgcaggaagaaaaacttaggggtgcaggaaaaaaCTGTCAATTAAATAACAAGCTTAAGTCCAAAAAATGAAAGTTAATATAAATGTGGGTGTTTCTCCCTGCACCCCAACAAATGACTTCTTGCACCTCATCATTCTTTGAAAAGACCATTTTActccttttaaaaatgacttctaGACTACTCTTTTTGGAATATTTCTCTAACATACTTTCCGAAACACATTTTATGAATTCTGGATTAACCattctaaaaatttaataaatgtgTTCCGGAAAGGATACTTTCGATTGGTTTTTGCCTTTGGAATTATTATTATGGAAACATACTTTGCTAATGGAACCTCTATTTTAGAAATATCTTTTGCTTACTGAACCCTTATTGTGGAATCAATCAAAATTATCAAAGATAATTTTGGTATCGCAAAGAATGTAGGGGtgaatgaagaaaaatataggGGTGCAAGGTTGACCTGACAAAATTGTTATTTATAACAAAAAGTCCACTTTAAATAGAATCATATTTAGTGTGTTTTTGCACCCTAACAAAtgtcttcctgcaccccatcatTTTCGAAGAAGACTATTTTACcccttttaaaaatgatttctaGATTGCTTTTATAAGATATTTTCGGAACATATCTTATTAATTCCGGATTTACTAatctggaaataaaaatatattctgggAAAAGATATTCCATAATGATTTTTTGTCTTATGGATTTCCTATTCTGGAAACATTTTTTGCTTACGGAACCTCTATTCTGGAATCACCAAAAAATGTGAAAGGATAATTTTGGTATTTCAAAAAATGTAGGGGGCAGGAAGTAAAATGTAgtggtgcaagaagaaattcCCTTATATTTATGGTCTGCTTGGTTGTTTCATGGAAAATAAAGATGTAGAAAAAGTTAGAAAATTGAATTGAAAGGTAAGTgaaaggagagaaaaaaaattctttcacTTTCTCTTCAgtcacttttaaaaaaatagatattgtTACTCATGTTCTCTTTCATCTCTAAACTTCTCCAACgaaaaggagaagaaagaaggAAAGGAAAAACAAAGGATCTCAATTGAATGGTACTTACTACACAGAAGCCTTTCATGGATCATTAAACTTGCTTTATGGCACCCTAAGGCTTTTTGAACGGCAAAACAATATTGCACTCCCATTTTTTGTTAAACacctcaattatttttttacagaaTACTCCACAAAAATAAGTCATGcattttgtttctgaaattataGATTCCAAATAGGAAGTACTCTTCCATTCGGGTTTTGGCAGCCTTGTGCTATATACATACATATGGAAGATACTTATTCTGTCTCattgctgaaaaaaaaatgtaccgGTCGGCACCGGACGACCAAGAGGTTCTCATTGAAATAACTTAATTAAGTACAGAACGTTGTCACACGTGGAGTAAAAGAGCAGTTAAAACAACCGTTGATTAAGTCAAAGCACATTCTCTAGATTACTTCCCTGATTTTCAGGAAGCCACCAGACACGACCTAGGGACCACTAAGCATGTCCTTAGCGAACAATAAACGGTTACTCGGCCCACATGGTCAAAGCCCAAGTCAACCTACTAAAGAGACTTGAGAAAGGGAaaaaaggtacgtttttcatatcTCAGAGAATTCTCACTAAGCACcatggctgacttgagcgtcggagtgcaatcgcaggtacccctaCCGGCCGACCGAGATACACGAAGAGAGAAGGAGACTTGAAGAATAGAACATCCAAGAGTGAAACCAACATCGAGTATCTACGTGGATCAACATTACTCAATCCCCCAATATCCATACAAGTACAATTGGCACTCACCGTGGGGCCGAGTAATCACTATTCTCAGACCTAGAGGTACCAACGCTTGAAGATGGCTTCAACGGCAAACAACAACAACGATACTGCAGCGGAAGAACATAGGATGATACTCCAAACTCTCCAGGCTCAGATGCAGGAGTTGCTCCAGAAGGGAGTCACTGACCAACTACGTCAGGACGAAGAGAAGAAGAGACAGGAAGAGGAACGCCAACGACATGCGGAAGAAATAGCTCAGTTTAAAGAGCAAAACAAAAGATTGATGGAGAGACTCGAGCAATCTGAGCATGAGGGACATTCATGTGCACCTACTCCACCACCACACCAATCAGGAACGAAGACAATAGCCCAAACTATACCTCCCACATCACTCGTCCAGCACACCCACCAGAGTGTGAAGCAGGTAACCCCAAACAGAGTAGCGAACCCAAGGGGCCATCCGTTCACAGATGATATCATAGCCACCCCTCTCCCCAACAAATGGAGAGGTCTAACGATGAACCTTTATGACGGATCCACAGACCCGGACGAGcatttgaatatattcagaacaCAAATGACCCTTTACACGATTGATCGGACGGTATGGTGCAAGGTCTTCCCCACCTCTCTCAGAGAAGGCCCCCTCGGATGGTTCTCTGACCTTCCCCCCAATTCCATTACAAGCTTCGATGCTTTAGAATTGAAATTCACTACACAATATGCTACAAGTAGACCTCATCggacatcctccatgtcccttTTTAACGTCAAACAAGAAAGAGGAGAATCTCTGAGAACATTCATGGACAGATTTAGCAAAGTTTGTATGGGCATACATAACCTTAATCCAGATATAGCCATGCATCATTTAGTGTCGGCCATACTGCCCGGAAGGTTCACTGAAAGCCTTATCAAATGGCCCCCACACAGTATGGATGAATTAAGAACAAGAGCGACAAAATTCATGCAGATAGAGGAGCATATTTATTATCACCGAAAGGCGCATGTTGAGAACACGAACAGAGGTAAAGGGGTTCGTCCCCCCATAATTCCGACCGACCGGGACCGGTATCGCCCCAATAGGGGTCCCCGCTTCCACAGCTACACCCCATTGATTGTACCAAGgggtaaggttttggatgaggcaCTACAGATTGAATTGATTCCGGCACTGAAGCAGTCGCAAACTCCCCCCAATGCCGATACAAGTAAACGTTGCCAATACCATCGTAACTACGGCCATACGACCGAAGGATGCTAAGCattgaaagataaaattgaagaacttgTCCAAGCCAGTCATCTCCGCAAGTTTGTGAAGACTACCGTTACTACACCCAGGTCACCCCAGCGTGATCATGATTCCCGAGAACGTTCAGGACAAAGAGACGACCAGACTCGCAACGATCATTATCGTTCAAACAGAAGGAAACGAAGCGAAAGTCCGGTTAGACAGACAAGACCTAAAAGCAAAAGCCCTGAACGTAGAAGTCGAACTAAGCAGAAAGTTCGTGCGGTC from Phaseolus vulgaris cultivar G19833 chromosome 1, P. vulgaris v2.0, whole genome shotgun sequence carries:
- the LOC137814207 gene encoding uncharacterized protein, with product MANSEPKMDYAEIYTASDTLDASSIFHTIYDVVGFVLYMHQQIPSTVQDMAVEFEEMHSEYKQLETELGTEVKPSFRRKHVSKMREIKVGIKRLDKLMNSLLNMQTAFRIMINEVPTIDGVVLALGASPLRPQHIYELNFSHAIGVSKDADDFARSKAAESLSRKVIRTLISKDAGSVTYPGPIRLFVLIKAPSSFNQPMHFLPKRDFRHNRKVVPLGLLFKCRKQNQEVVATASEDLIWFQCRHVIKGLAMNTLPEE